In a single window of the Pleurodeles waltl isolate 20211129_DDA chromosome 4_2, aPleWal1.hap1.20221129, whole genome shotgun sequence genome:
- the LOC138293229 gene encoding DBIRD complex subunit ZNF326-like isoform X1 — protein MEREYGRGAYGGQRTDYMPSSYAMESTDDRFGPYESFDSRSSLGGSDLYRSGHGYNEPEQSRFGDSFDDRYESSYRNSLDSFGGRNQGGSSWEAPYTRTKLRTGFMDDRGRDSYSSYSSFASPHMKPASAGSRGRGMPSYPEGAFGSRSYEAFGGSSTGRGRGRGQMGDYGGMQRPGIVIDYQNKPGFGGPVGRGMKRKMMPPPNKPIGGAFVGKKPKLTKPGPNGNVKKDEKNDEEEEKRRIEARREKQRRRREKNSEKYGDGYRIAFTCSFCKFRTFEEKDIEAHLESTAHQETLNHIQKQTKFDKVVMAFLHECMVNKFKKTSLRKAQTNQADAAKTVEKDLLEGVSADDHMMKVETVHCSACSVYVPALHSSVQQHIKSSDHAKSKLAYKEQIKRESVLTATSILNNPIVKSRYEQYAKGENPFEIVEQSGEAVVEETTDANEEDTEQNDEENDEENDEENEEAEADNADATEDADATDPNDYSGDLTTTDEN, from the exons ATGGAACGGGAATATGGCCGTGGCGCTTATGGGGGTCAGAGAACCGACTACATGCCCTCCTCTTATGCAATGGAGAGCACCGATGACAG GTTTGGACCTTATGAGTCGTTCGACTCCAGGTCTTCTCTGGGTGGGTCAGATCTGTACAGATCTGGCCACGGTTATAATGAACCCGAACAAAGCCGCTTCGGAGATAGTTTTGATGATCGCTATGAAAGCTCCTACCGGAATAGCCTTGACTCTTTCGGAGGTAGAAACCAGGGCGGGTCTAGCTGGGAAGCACCATACACTCGTACAAAATTGAGGACTGGGTTTATGGATGACAGAGGAAGAGACAGTTACTCTTCCTACAGCAGTTTTGCTTCACCCCACATGAAGCCTGCATCTGCAGGCTCCCGGGGGAGAGGAATGCCTTCTTACCCTGAAGGTGCGTTTGGAAGCAGAAGCTATGAGGCTTTTGGAGGATCGTCAACAGGCCGAGGTCGTGGCCGTGGA CAAATGGGGGATTATGGAGGTATGCAGAGACCTGGAATTGTTATCGACTATCAAAACAAACCTGGATTTGGTGGGCCTGTTGGAAGGGggatgaagaggaagatgatgCCACCACCTAATAAACCCATTGGAGGGGCGTTTGTCGGCAAAAAGCCTAAATTGACAAAACCTGGACCAAATGGCAATGTCAAAAAAG ATGAGAaaaatgatgaggaagaagagaaacgcAGAATTGAAGCCAGACGAGAGAAACAAAGACGGAGACGGgagaaaaacagtgaaaaatatGGAGATGGATACAG GATTGCGTTTACATGCTCTTTTTGTAAATTTCGAACATTTGAAGAAAAAGACATTGAAGCTCACCTGGAAAGTACTGCTCACCAGGAAACATTGAATCACATACAGAAACAAACCAAGTTCGACAAAGTTGTGATGGCCTTTTTGCAT GAATGTATGGTCAATAAGTTTAAGAAGACTTCTCTGCGTAAAGCACAGACTAACCAGGCCGATGCTGCAAAAACAGTAGAAAAAGACCTACTGGAAG GTGTTTCTGCTGATGATCACATGATGAAAGTAGAGACTGTACATTGCAGTGCTTGCAGCGTCTATGTTCCTGCTTTACACAGTTCTGTGCAGCAGCATATAAAATCATCTGATCACGCAAAGAGCAAGTTG gcTTACAAGGAACAAATAAAAAGGGAGAGTGTACTTACTGCTACAAGCATCCTCAACAATCCAATAGTCAAGTCACGATACGAACAGTATGCAAAG GGTGAGAATCCATTTGAAATCGTTGAGCAATCGGGCGAAGCAGTAGTTGAGGAAACAACTGATGCAAACGAGGAAGATACTGAGCAAAATGAtgaggaaaatgatgaggaaaacgatgaggaaaacgAGGAGGCGGAGGCTGATAATGCGGATGCTACTGAGGATGCGGATGCTACTGACCCAAATGATTACTCTGGGGACTTAACCACAACTGATGAAAACTAG
- the LOC138293229 gene encoding DBIRD complex subunit ZNF326-like isoform X2, producing the protein MGDYGGMQRPGIVIDYQNKPGFGGPVGRGMKRKMMPPPNKPIGGAFVGKKPKLTKPGPNGNVKKDEKNDEEEEKRRIEARREKQRRRREKNSEKYGDGYRIAFTCSFCKFRTFEEKDIEAHLESTAHQETLNHIQKQTKFDKVVMAFLHECMVNKFKKTSLRKAQTNQADAAKTVEKDLLEGVSADDHMMKVETVHCSACSVYVPALHSSVQQHIKSSDHAKSKLAYKEQIKRESVLTATSILNNPIVKSRYEQYAKGENPFEIVEQSGEAVVEETTDANEEDTEQNDEENDEENDEENEEAEADNADATEDADATDPNDYSGDLTTTDEN; encoded by the exons ATGGGGGATTATGGAGGTATGCAGAGACCTGGAATTGTTATCGACTATCAAAACAAACCTGGATTTGGTGGGCCTGTTGGAAGGGggatgaagaggaagatgatgCCACCACCTAATAAACCCATTGGAGGGGCGTTTGTCGGCAAAAAGCCTAAATTGACAAAACCTGGACCAAATGGCAATGTCAAAAAAG ATGAGAaaaatgatgaggaagaagagaaacgcAGAATTGAAGCCAGACGAGAGAAACAAAGACGGAGACGGgagaaaaacagtgaaaaatatGGAGATGGATACAG GATTGCGTTTACATGCTCTTTTTGTAAATTTCGAACATTTGAAGAAAAAGACATTGAAGCTCACCTGGAAAGTACTGCTCACCAGGAAACATTGAATCACATACAGAAACAAACCAAGTTCGACAAAGTTGTGATGGCCTTTTTGCAT GAATGTATGGTCAATAAGTTTAAGAAGACTTCTCTGCGTAAAGCACAGACTAACCAGGCCGATGCTGCAAAAACAGTAGAAAAAGACCTACTGGAAG GTGTTTCTGCTGATGATCACATGATGAAAGTAGAGACTGTACATTGCAGTGCTTGCAGCGTCTATGTTCCTGCTTTACACAGTTCTGTGCAGCAGCATATAAAATCATCTGATCACGCAAAGAGCAAGTTG gcTTACAAGGAACAAATAAAAAGGGAGAGTGTACTTACTGCTACAAGCATCCTCAACAATCCAATAGTCAAGTCACGATACGAACAGTATGCAAAG GGTGAGAATCCATTTGAAATCGTTGAGCAATCGGGCGAAGCAGTAGTTGAGGAAACAACTGATGCAAACGAGGAAGATACTGAGCAAAATGAtgaggaaaatgatgaggaaaacgatgaggaaaacgAGGAGGCGGAGGCTGATAATGCGGATGCTACTGAGGATGCGGATGCTACTGACCCAAATGATTACTCTGGGGACTTAACCACAACTGATGAAAACTAG